One Curtobacterium herbarum genomic window carries:
- the dnaG gene encoding DNA primase — protein sequence MAGLIARNDIDEVRARVNIADVVGDYVTLKSAGVGSLKGLCPFHDERTPSFHVRPQVGRYHCFGCGEDGDVFSFLMSQEHTTFQEAVERMAAKIGFTLHYEEGDGPRTDYNARARLIAANEAAQAFFTAQLTTAAAEPARQFLGERGFDPAAAQHFGVGFAPKSFDALKDHLRGLRFSIDEIVAAGLVSQGDRSPYDRFRGRLMWPIRDVTGATIGFGARRLLEDDKGPKYLNTPETPIYHKSQVLYGLDLARKEIAKGKQVVIVEGYTDVMACHLAGITTAVATCGTSFGVDHIKVLRPMLGDSAGQHVSQLGQIVFTFDPDEAGQRAASRAFAEEQRFASQTYVAVAPGGLDPCDLRLARGDDAIRRLVENRRPMFEFMIRRRLDGHDLDTVEGRVGGLRECAPVIADIRDRALADGYIRNTAGWLGMDIEDVRRAVASVRRRPSDGGQGARNGGPSGAGQNGRGTGTNGSGDGSGVPEEPQASLRSLPDDPIARMERDAVMAMVQQPQSVGVPLLALAASATFSARMLSVVRDAVVANIDAVGDRAWLDKLLADVPAPFRSLVQELALAPIPARSDEDLAIYCRGIVVALVERDLLARKASLLGQLQRTDPSDQERRADVQRQLMDLDAQRMRLRADTPGA from the coding sequence GTGGCAGGACTGATCGCGCGGAACGACATCGACGAGGTCCGCGCGCGCGTGAACATCGCCGACGTGGTGGGCGACTACGTCACCCTGAAGTCCGCGGGCGTCGGCTCGCTGAAGGGCCTCTGCCCGTTCCACGACGAGCGCACCCCGTCGTTCCACGTCCGCCCCCAGGTCGGTCGGTACCACTGCTTCGGCTGCGGTGAGGACGGTGACGTCTTCAGCTTCCTGATGTCGCAGGAGCACACCACCTTCCAGGAAGCCGTCGAGCGGATGGCCGCGAAGATCGGCTTCACGCTCCACTACGAAGAGGGCGACGGCCCCCGCACCGACTACAACGCGCGCGCCCGGCTGATCGCCGCGAACGAGGCCGCGCAGGCGTTCTTCACCGCGCAGCTGACCACGGCCGCGGCCGAGCCGGCACGGCAGTTCCTGGGGGAGCGCGGCTTCGACCCGGCCGCCGCGCAGCACTTCGGCGTCGGGTTCGCCCCGAAGTCGTTCGACGCGCTCAAGGACCACCTGCGGGGGCTGCGGTTCAGCATCGACGAGATCGTCGCCGCCGGCCTGGTCAGCCAGGGAGACCGCTCGCCGTACGACCGGTTCCGCGGCCGCCTGATGTGGCCGATCCGCGACGTCACCGGGGCGACGATCGGGTTCGGCGCCCGGCGTCTGCTCGAGGACGACAAGGGCCCGAAGTACCTCAACACGCCGGAGACCCCGATCTACCACAAGAGCCAGGTGCTCTACGGCCTCGACCTGGCCCGCAAGGAGATCGCGAAGGGCAAGCAGGTCGTCATCGTCGAGGGCTACACCGACGTGATGGCGTGCCACCTGGCCGGCATCACGACCGCGGTGGCCACGTGTGGCACGTCGTTCGGCGTCGATCACATCAAGGTCCTGCGTCCGATGCTCGGTGACTCCGCCGGACAGCACGTCTCGCAGCTCGGCCAGATCGTCTTCACGTTCGACCCGGACGAGGCCGGGCAGCGCGCCGCCTCCCGAGCGTTCGCCGAGGAGCAGCGATTCGCGTCGCAGACGTACGTCGCGGTCGCCCCGGGCGGGCTCGACCCGTGCGACCTGCGGCTCGCCCGCGGCGACGACGCGATCCGCCGGCTGGTCGAGAACCGTCGGCCGATGTTCGAGTTCATGATCCGTCGACGGCTCGACGGCCACGACCTGGACACGGTCGAGGGGCGGGTCGGCGGGCTCCGCGAGTGCGCGCCGGTCATCGCGGACATCCGCGACCGCGCACTCGCCGACGGCTACATCCGCAACACCGCCGGGTGGCTCGGCATGGACATCGAGGACGTCCGTCGTGCGGTCGCCTCGGTCCGTCGTCGCCCGTCCGACGGTGGCCAGGGCGCCCGGAACGGAGGCCCGTCCGGCGCCGGGCAGAACGGTCGCGGCACCGGGACCAACGGATCCGGGGATGGCTCGGGCGTGCCCGAGGAACCGCAGGCGAGCCTCCGGTCCCTGCCGGACGACCCGATCGCCCGGATGGAGCGCGACGCCGTGATGGCGATGGTGCAGCAGCCGCAGTCGGTGGGCGTCCCCTTGCTCGCGCTGGCAGCGTCGGCGACGTTCTCGGCGCGGATGCTCTCGGTGGTCCGTGATGCCGTCGTGGCGAACATCGACGCGGTGGGGGACCGGGCGTGGCTCGACAAGCTCCTGGCCGACGTCCCCGCGCCGTTCCGGTCGCTCGTGCAGGAACTCGCACTCGCACCGATCCCCGCGCGGTCGGACGAAGACCTGGCGATCTACTGCCGTGGCATCGTCGTGGCCCTGGTCGAGCGTGACCTGCTCGCGCGGAAGGCCTCGCTGCTCGGACAGTTGCAGCGCACCGATCCGTCCGACCAGGAGCGTCGGGCGGATGTGCAGCGCCAGTTGATGGACCTCGACGCACAGCGGATGCGGCTCCGCGCGGACACCCCCGGCGCCTGA